A stretch of Bacillus pseudomycoides DNA encodes these proteins:
- a CDS encoding ATP-binding cassette domain-containing protein yields the protein MTVVVETEELTKIYKGKVAINGLTFSLEENKIYGLLGRNGAGKTTLLHLLTGQIVSSKGRASIFGENVYENSHALQNICFVKVKEEIYSSYKVKEIFKLYNLFYPNWDREFAEELAAKFQVDVKQRYHKLSHGMQTVIGIIKGLASRAPITIFDEPTTGLDAAHRELFYSMLLEDYGNHPRTIILSTHLVEEVAHVVEDVLILKEGEVVVQSAVEDLLQQGHYISGRKDKVDECMINKNVVHREEFGNKGIGVIWGELSKEDYHYIESKDLEIEGVSLQKLFIYITDGDVK from the coding sequence ATGACAGTTGTCGTGGAAACCGAAGAATTAACGAAAATATACAAAGGGAAGGTAGCTATAAATGGATTAACCTTTTCGTTGGAAGAGAATAAAATATATGGTTTGCTTGGTAGAAATGGAGCGGGGAAAACGACACTACTTCACCTTCTTACTGGACAAATTGTTTCGAGTAAAGGGAGAGCATCTATATTTGGTGAAAATGTGTATGAAAATAGTCATGCATTGCAAAATATTTGTTTTGTAAAAGTGAAAGAAGAGATTTATTCGAGTTATAAAGTGAAAGAAATTTTTAAACTATATAACCTATTTTATCCAAATTGGGACCGAGAATTTGCGGAGGAACTTGCAGCAAAGTTTCAAGTGGATGTAAAGCAAAGGTACCATAAGTTATCACATGGTATGCAGACTGTTATCGGAATTATTAAAGGATTAGCAAGTAGGGCACCTATTACAATTTTTGATGAGCCGACTACAGGTTTAGATGCAGCGCACCGAGAATTATTTTACAGCATGTTGTTAGAAGACTATGGCAATCATCCGCGAACAATTATTTTATCAACGCATTTAGTAGAAGAGGTAGCGCATGTTGTGGAAGATGTGCTGATTTTGAAAGAAGGAGAAGTAGTTGTTCAATCAGCAGTTGAAGATTTATTACAGCAAGGTCATTACATATCAGGCCGAAAAGATAAAGTGGATGAATGTATGATAAATAAAAATGTTGTACACCGAGAAGAATTTGGAAATAAAGGAATTGGCGTTATATGGGGAGAGCTTTCTAAAGAAGACTATCACTATATCGAAAGTAAAGATTTAGAAATTGAGGGAGTTTCGCTTCAGAAATTATTTATTTATATAACGGATGGTGACGTAAAGTGA
- a CDS encoding GntR family transcriptional regulator, whose protein sequence is MKQSLEQNKLIYIQIAETIESDILKGILLEEEKVPSTNQFAKMLQINPATAAKGVNLLVDEGILYKKRGIGMFVAKGAKEVVLKKRQSAFQNEFLPKVWEEAKVLEISKEELIKMIQLITKEGKK, encoded by the coding sequence ATGAAACAATCTCTTGAACAAAATAAGTTAATATACATACAAATTGCAGAAACCATTGAATCGGATATTTTAAAGGGAATACTGCTTGAAGAAGAAAAGGTTCCGTCAACAAATCAATTTGCAAAGATGCTACAAATTAATCCGGCAACAGCGGCGAAAGGGGTAAATTTACTAGTCGATGAAGGTATTTTATATAAAAAGAGAGGGATTGGAATGTTTGTTGCAAAGGGAGCCAAGGAAGTGGTACTAAAGAAGCGACAAAGTGCTTTTCAAAATGAATTCTTGCCTAAAGTGTGGGAAGAAGCGAAGGTGCTTGAAATTTCGAAAGAGGAGTTAATTAAGATGATTCAACTAATTACGAAGGAGGGAAAAAAATGA
- a CDS encoding YrzI family small protein, producing MTFHVLFFSITIQRKQLSEVEMLHDQHIQKTMNDIKERQCPYSSHL from the coding sequence ATGACTTTTCACGTACTTTTTTTCAGTATTACAATCCAACGAAAGCAATTATCTGAAGTTGAAATGTTACACGATCAACACATTCAAAAGACTATGAATGACATAAAGGAGCGTCAATGTCCTTACAGTAGTCACCTGTAA
- a CDS encoding YrzI family small protein, with product MTFHIFFFTFTLQKKSLSETEILRKQQLKAITDEVKDRKSSYYNHMY from the coding sequence ATGACGTTTCATATTTTCTTTTTTACGTTTACTCTTCAGAAAAAATCTTTATCTGAAACTGAGATTTTACGTAAACAACAATTAAAAGCGATTACGGACGAAGTAAAAGATCGCAAGAGTTCTTATTACAACCATATGTACTAA
- a CDS encoding YrzI family small protein, whose protein sequence is MKFRVFFLAITVHKSKVSEAEILHEQQIQQIMTETKERQVSYYNHMY, encoded by the coding sequence ATGAAATTCCGAGTATTCTTTTTAGCGATTACTGTTCATAAAAGTAAAGTTTCTGAAGCTGAAATCTTACATGAACAGCAGATTCAACAAATTATGACCGAAACAAAAGAACGTCAAGTTTCTTATTACAACCATATGTACTAA
- a CDS encoding YrzI family small protein: MKFQVFFLSITIHKNKLSEFEMLHDQQIKNAMDKVKERQVPYCSNL; this comes from the coding sequence ATGAAATTCCAAGTATTCTTTTTAAGCATTACGATTCACAAAAATAAATTGTCTGAGTTCGAAATGTTACACGATCAACAAATTAAAAACGCTATGGATAAGGTAAAAGAACGTCAAGTTCCTTATTGTAGTAACCTATAA
- a CDS encoding YrzI family small protein: protein MKFHVFFLTITIQKKRLSEAEMAQEQQYKKIMDDIRDHRSKYYTHF, encoded by the coding sequence ATGAAATTTCATGTTTTCTTTTTAACGATTACTATTCAAAAGAAGCGATTATCTGAAGCCGAAATGGCGCAAGAACAGCAATATAAAAAAATTATGGATGACATCCGAGATCATAGAAGCAAATATTATACGCATTTCTAA